The proteins below are encoded in one region of Bacteroidota bacterium:
- the dnaX gene encoding DNA polymerase III subunit gamma/tau → MAEKQYQVTARKWRPQRFDEVVGQDHITRTLKNAIREGRLAHGYLFTGQRGCGKTTVARLLAKAINCPNAAQNGYEPCNKCEICTSITSGASMDVMEIDGASNNGVDDVREMRENVKYPPLQGKYRVVIIDEVHMLTSNAFNALLKTLEEPPAHLVFIFATTEVQKVLPTILSRTQRYDFRRMQIDEIVKHLRLIADTDGIKADDDSLLLIAKKADGSMRDGQSIFDQAVAFSGGKLEASTLRDALNLIDADFFFDVTDAIHEQATATAFALASDVVTRGYDVEEFIGGLLDHMRNILTVIVTGKPQLLEVVKHHQERYSKDAKNFSEGDILRLTAIGFRALERLKSSPSPRITLELMLVEMTLLERAIDVKSLIEEIRALKGAANTLPRSTPTPTPAAAPSAAPAAKPAASRVRAEAPPAPAPAAAPVGPSADVGMMEIKWSEFLESMGAKSIPFRMVSDDIEFAGLSGSSVKITISKKFTDDAFARNRDAFIEHLRQYFGEPGLTIDVSKVEKRISAAKSAMPPAPKPTINGVEAPAVTLDESVERTELEMALMKELGAVPL, encoded by the coding sequence ATGGCAGAAAAGCAATACCAAGTCACCGCCCGAAAGTGGCGCCCGCAGCGATTCGATGAAGTGGTCGGACAGGACCACATCACGCGCACCCTCAAGAACGCCATTCGCGAGGGGCGGCTGGCGCATGGCTACCTCTTCACCGGTCAGCGCGGTTGCGGCAAAACGACGGTTGCCCGCTTGCTTGCCAAGGCCATCAACTGCCCGAACGCCGCCCAGAACGGCTACGAGCCGTGCAACAAGTGCGAGATCTGCACCTCGATCACGTCCGGCGCCTCGATGGACGTCATGGAGATCGACGGCGCATCGAATAACGGCGTCGATGACGTCCGCGAGATGCGCGAGAACGTCAAGTACCCGCCGCTGCAGGGCAAGTACCGCGTCGTGATCATCGACGAAGTGCATATGCTGACGTCGAACGCGTTCAATGCGTTGCTCAAGACGCTCGAAGAACCGCCCGCGCACTTGGTCTTTATCTTCGCAACGACCGAAGTTCAGAAAGTACTGCCGACGATCCTCTCGCGCACGCAGCGCTATGATTTCCGGCGCATGCAGATCGACGAGATCGTCAAACATTTGAGACTGATCGCCGATACCGACGGCATCAAAGCCGACGACGATTCGCTCCTACTAATCGCGAAGAAAGCCGACGGTTCGATGCGCGATGGCCAGAGCATCTTCGATCAGGCGGTCGCCTTTAGCGGTGGTAAGCTCGAAGCCAGTACGCTTCGCGATGCGCTCAATCTCATCGACGCCGATTTCTTCTTCGACGTCACCGACGCCATCCACGAGCAAGCCACCGCAACAGCATTCGCATTAGCTTCGGATGTTGTCACGCGCGGGTATGATGTTGAAGAGTTCATCGGCGGGCTGCTCGATCACATGCGCAACATCCTGACGGTGATCGTCACAGGCAAGCCGCAGTTACTGGAAGTTGTCAAGCATCATCAGGAGCGTTACAGCAAGGACGCGAAGAATTTCAGCGAAGGTGACATCCTGCGCCTGACGGCGATCGGTTTTCGTGCGCTCGAACGGTTGAAGTCATCGCCGTCGCCGCGTATCACGCTCGAGTTGATGCTCGTCGAGATGACGCTGCTCGAACGCGCGATCGATGTCAAGTCGCTCATCGAAGAGATCCGCGCACTCAAAGGCGCGGCCAATACACTCCCGCGAAGCACGCCAACGCCCACACCCGCTGCCGCGCCGAGTGCTGCGCCCGCGGCGAAGCCCGCTGCCTCACGTGTCCGTGCGGAAGCTCCGCCGGCACCAGCTCCGGCTGCTGCACCGGTCGGGCCAAGTGCGGATGTCGGGATGATGGAGATCAAGTGGTCGGAGTTTCTGGAGTCGATGGGTGCGAAGAGCATCCCGTTCCGGATGGTATCCGACGATATCGAGTTCGCCGGGCTCAGCGGTTCATCGGTGAAGATCACGATCTCGAAGAAGTTTACCGACGATGCCTTCGCGCGCAATCGCGACGCGTTCATCGAACATCTCCGTCAGTACTTCGGCGAGCCGGGACTGACGATCGACGTCAGCAAAGTCGAAAAGCGCATCTCGGCGGCGAAGTCCGCCATGCCTCCCGCGCCGAAACCGACGATCAACGGCGTCGAAGCCCCCGCCGTCACCCTCGACGAATCCGTCGAACGCACCGAACTCGAAATGGCGCTGATGAAGGAGCTGGGGGCGGTGCCGTTGTAA
- a CDS encoding T9SS type A sorting domain-containing protein: MQLTLRRIFAVLCLGLLTSLCHAQPARIDSTFVDETKGELVVFGDLGATQGFVFVDSVSMPVVSWTDSVCRATIPVSGKGSAGLVEIGARGYRSDGRMLTSYRPWYREYIYQNSAYYQGHGFDKHYYYYYHYRADIESRLKSGVPTATLMMAADAYGTVNDIEVRNFAQSETTYTVKFMHGATLGIMQRKLIFGYGGRPEGYDLDAQYRPISASGNSPCGARDQGDCIEWGDDDFSFPPRPEYRVLAFQPILSPSDSSYFDGDVMYLSWNAPTTPVSFELQYGLDSAFTVTSDDTILSMTSFTTDMLATGYWRVRVKDSVAHGPWSNIARVKYLGVNSVRSTQSMSTAMLSPNPCTSTVAIQFPTVSSECILFDLLGRAVAKSDANGELRQTLDVSTLAEGLYFARVFDGKASSILQLFVKR, translated from the coding sequence ATGCAACTGACGCTTCGTCGCATCTTCGCTGTCCTCTGCCTCGGGCTCTTGACATCGTTGTGTCATGCCCAACCCGCACGCATCGACAGCACGTTCGTTGATGAAACGAAGGGCGAGTTGGTCGTATTTGGGGATCTTGGCGCAACGCAAGGATTCGTGTTCGTGGATAGCGTTTCTATGCCTGTCGTGTCGTGGACGGATTCGGTCTGTCGGGCTACGATTCCGGTGAGTGGAAAAGGATCGGCGGGGTTGGTCGAGATTGGGGCACGGGGGTATAGGAGCGACGGAAGAATGCTGACCTCATATAGGCCCTGGTATCGGGAGTATATATACCAGAACTCGGCGTACTATCAAGGACATGGTTTCGACAAGCACTATTACTACTACTACCACTACAGAGCAGATATTGAATCACGACTAAAATCTGGAGTGCCTACTGCCACACTGATGATGGCTGCAGATGCTTACGGCACTGTCAATGATATCGAGGTACGGAATTTTGCGCAGAGTGAAACGACCTATACGGTGAAATTTATGCACGGCGCGACCCTGGGTATCATGCAACGTAAATTGATCTTCGGATACGGTGGCCGCCCAGAAGGATATGATCTTGACGCACAGTACAGGCCTATCAGTGCCTCGGGTAATTCGCCTTGCGGAGCAAGAGATCAGGGTGATTGCATTGAATGGGGCGATGACGACTTCTCCTTCCCACCTCGCCCCGAATACAGAGTCCTCGCATTCCAACCGATCTTGTCACCCTCAGACAGCTCGTACTTCGATGGCGACGTCATGTATCTGTCATGGAATGCCCCGACTACACCGGTCAGCTTCGAACTGCAGTATGGCTTGGATTCCGCTTTCACGGTCACATCCGATGATACGATTCTGAGTATGACGTCATTCACCACGGATATGCTTGCCACGGGATACTGGCGTGTTCGCGTAAAGGATTCGGTCGCGCACGGGCCATGGTCAAATATTGCTCGGGTCAAATATCTTGGAGTGAATTCAGTACGATCGACGCAGTCCATGTCAACGGCGATGCTTTCTCCCAATCCATGCACATCGACGGTTGCGATTCAATTTCCGACCGTCTCATCAGAATGCATCCTGTTTGATCTGCTTGGACGTGCGGTTGCAAAGAGCGATGCGAATGGTGAACTCCGTCAGACACTTGATGTGAGTACGCTGGCCGAGGGTTTGTACTTCGCTCGTGTATTCGACGGGAAGGCGAGTTCTATTCTTCAGCTCTTCGTCAAACGATAG
- the rlmD gene encoding 23S rRNA (uracil(1939)-C(5))-methyltransferase RlmD, with protein MDATERSERLPKPTRGDILELETASVAFEGKAVARREDGYVVFVEGALASEHVKAEVFKAKGQFAEARLKEILRPSPDRREAICKHFGTCGGCAILHMNYSAQLATKTAQVKDVFERIGKIESPPVLAAIGASEHEYHYRNKMEFSFSESRWLTDEEIAEGDVQDRFALGLHIRGRYDRVLDNEVCHIAHPIIPKLLELTREFSRANDLRVYDPDNVPDGLLRFLVVRNSFHTSEMMVNFVTSRYDEAVMAKYAELLKKELPEVTTLVNNINGRRAQVAAGDSEHVIFGPGFITDHIGAPKYQISANSFFQTNTEQAETLYRIGEEFADLKADDIVWDLYCGAGTISLFVAPKVKHVLGVEVVEAAIADAHANAERNGISNVDFIAGDLRKVLLDPDILSSYHKPTAIIIDPPRSGMHPDVVQEVLELAPERISYISCNPATQARDIALMLEKYELISLQPVDMFPQTWHIECVARLRRRN; from the coding sequence ATGGACGCAACCGAGCGCAGCGAACGACTTCCGAAACCGACCAGAGGCGATATCCTCGAGCTTGAAACGGCCTCCGTTGCATTCGAAGGAAAAGCCGTCGCGCGACGCGAAGACGGCTATGTCGTCTTCGTCGAAGGTGCGCTCGCAAGCGAGCATGTGAAAGCCGAAGTCTTCAAAGCAAAAGGCCAGTTCGCTGAGGCGCGGTTGAAGGAGATATTGCGTCCGTCGCCCGATCGCCGCGAGGCCATCTGCAAACATTTCGGTACCTGCGGCGGCTGCGCGATCCTGCACATGAACTACAGCGCGCAGCTTGCGACGAAGACAGCGCAGGTGAAGGATGTGTTCGAGCGCATCGGCAAGATCGAGAGCCCTCCGGTGCTTGCTGCCATCGGCGCGAGTGAGCACGAGTATCATTATCGCAACAAGATGGAGTTCTCGTTCAGCGAGTCGCGCTGGCTCACGGACGAGGAGATCGCCGAAGGCGACGTGCAGGACCGCTTCGCGCTCGGCCTGCATATTCGCGGCCGCTACGACCGCGTGCTCGATAACGAAGTCTGCCACATCGCACATCCGATCATCCCGAAGCTGCTTGAACTCACGCGCGAGTTCTCCCGCGCGAACGACCTTCGCGTCTACGACCCCGACAACGTCCCCGACGGACTCCTACGCTTCCTCGTCGTTCGCAACAGCTTCCATACGTCGGAGATGATGGTAAACTTCGTCACCTCGCGCTACGACGAAGCAGTGATGGCGAAGTATGCCGAGCTCTTGAAGAAGGAGTTGCCCGAGGTCACGACGCTCGTCAACAACATCAACGGTCGCCGCGCACAAGTGGCGGCAGGGGATAGCGAGCATGTCATCTTCGGTCCGGGATTCATCACCGATCACATCGGCGCGCCGAAGTATCAGATCTCCGCGAACAGCTTCTTCCAGACGAACACCGAACAGGCCGAGACGCTCTACCGCATCGGCGAGGAATTCGCTGACCTCAAGGCCGACGATATCGTCTGGGACCTCTACTGCGGCGCCGGGACGATCTCGCTCTTCGTCGCACCGAAGGTGAAGCATGTGCTGGGCGTGGAGGTCGTCGAAGCGGCGATCGCCGATGCACATGCGAATGCCGAGCGAAACGGCATCTCGAACGTTGATTTCATCGCGGGCGATCTTCGCAAGGTTTTGCTCGACCCCGATATCCTTTCATCGTATCACAAACCGACCGCGATCATCATCGACCCGCCGCGCAGCGGCATGCATCCCGATGTGGTTCAGGAAGTGCTCGAGCTCGCACCCGAGCGCATCAGCTATATCAGTTGCAACCCCGCCACCCAAGCCCGCGACATCGCACTGATGCTCGAGAAATACGAACTCATCTCGCTGCAACCAGTCGACATGTTCCCACAGACGTGGCATATCGAGTGTGTGGCCCGGCTGCGGAGGAGGAATTGA
- a CDS encoding class I SAM-dependent methyltransferase: MRSLIKRLLRALGLLKAGRVVYSFVNGLSPVVVATELRVRLTSSGVPVPPGRLIFFVIGYRWAKVFLDSGALIVGHVARQLEANGCKLSERTAILDFGCGCGRLIRHLSERTGARLYGCDYNGELIKWDQEHLRFAEFKQNSLEPPLPYESESFDLIYARSVFTHLSEALQHRWLDELRRVLQPGGYLYFTTHGVQFLHRMLPEDRKRYDAGEVVVYDVNEEGHNVCSSFESERYVRERLSTGFEVVAYFPGESTPHLQQDGYLLRKR, from the coding sequence ATGCGATCGCTCATCAAGCGCCTCTTGCGCGCCCTCGGTCTGCTCAAAGCGGGCCGCGTGGTTTATAGCTTCGTCAACGGTCTATCGCCAGTGGTGGTCGCCACCGAACTTCGTGTGCGGCTAACGAGCTCCGGCGTGCCTGTTCCTCCCGGCAGGCTCATCTTCTTCGTGATCGGGTATCGTTGGGCGAAGGTGTTCCTCGATTCGGGTGCGCTGATCGTCGGTCACGTCGCACGCCAACTCGAAGCGAATGGCTGCAAACTTTCGGAGCGCACGGCGATTCTCGATTTCGGCTGCGGCTGTGGGCGCCTCATCCGGCACTTGAGCGAACGAACGGGCGCCCGGCTCTATGGCTGTGACTATAACGGCGAGCTGATCAAGTGGGACCAAGAGCACCTCCGTTTCGCCGAGTTCAAACAGAACTCGCTCGAACCGCCGCTGCCCTACGAGAGCGAGTCGTTCGACTTGATCTACGCCCGTTCGGTCTTCACGCACCTCTCCGAGGCGTTACAACACCGCTGGCTTGATGAGCTGCGCAGGGTGCTGCAACCGGGTGGGTATCTCTACTTCACGACGCACGGCGTGCAGTTCTTGCACCGGATGCTGCCGGAAGATCGCAAACGCTACGATGCTGGCGAGGTGGTGGTGTACGACGTGAACGAAGAGGGCCATAATGTCTGCTCGAGCTTTGAAAGCGAGCGTTACGTTCGTGAGCGGCTGAGCACAGGGTTTGAGGTAGTAGCGTATTTCCCGGGAGAGTCGACGCCCCACTTACAACAGGACGGCTATCTGCTGCGCAAACGTTAG
- a CDS encoding zinc ribbon domain-containing protein, with translation MPTYDYRCSECSFEQEIFQSMSEAPLHTCPNCGKESFARVISGGAGVLYKGEGWYVTDYSKKSSGGKEKPAASPAPATTPKSGD, from the coding sequence ATGCCAACGTATGATTATCGTTGCTCGGAGTGTTCGTTCGAACAAGAGATCTTCCAATCGATGAGCGAAGCTCCGTTGCATACATGCCCTAACTGCGGGAAGGAATCGTTCGCGCGCGTCATCTCGGGCGGCGCGGGAGTATTGTATAAAGGCGAAGGCTGGTACGTCACCGACTACAGCAAAAAATCGAGCGGCGGGAAAGAGAAGCCCGCAGCTTCCCCAGCACCTGCAACGACGCCGAAGTCCGGCGACTAA
- a CDS encoding 6,7-dimethyl-8-ribityllumazine synthase produces MSSTRLHGSLNAAGKRFALVVSRFNSEVTEGLLAGAFTTLVGAGASESDITIIETPGAFEIPIALEWLALGGSYDALVALGAVIQGETSHYDHISEAAMRGIQSVSLKYGIPIACGVLTTFTDEQAVARSSDTDANKGREAALAAIEMVNLKPLL; encoded by the coding sequence ATGAGTAGCACACGCCTTCACGGATCGCTCAATGCCGCTGGCAAACGCTTTGCGCTCGTCGTCAGCCGGTTCAACTCGGAAGTAACCGAAGGGTTGCTCGCTGGGGCGTTCACGACGCTCGTCGGCGCCGGAGCGTCGGAATCGGACATTACGATCATCGAAACCCCGGGCGCATTCGAGATCCCGATCGCGCTCGAATGGCTGGCGCTCGGCGGTTCGTACGATGCACTTGTCGCGCTCGGTGCGGTGATTCAAGGCGAAACATCGCATTACGATCATATTTCGGAAGCGGCAATGCGAGGAATCCAGTCCGTCTCGCTCAAGTATGGCATCCCCATCGCGTGCGGAGTGCTCACGACATTTACCGACGAACAAGCTGTTGCCCGCAGCTCCGATACCGACGCCAACAAAGGCCGCGAAGCGGCACTTGCCGCGATCGAGATGGTAAACTTAAAACCGCTTTTGTGA
- a CDS encoding ATP-binding cassette domain-containing protein, with protein MIRFEDVSIQYPGNEHFSLHGLSFSVEKGELVVLSAPTGAGKSSILKLLTAQLKPASGRIFVGETEVSSLRGAKIAAYRRRIGCVFQDLSLLEEKTIYENVAFALEVQGITKRAKIDPLVMNVLDRVGLTSLAGQFPYALSLGERQRAAIARAIVTEPLVLLADNPTSQLDAETAVGIFRILANEHLRGMTIFLATTRTVPLPALPSQTRYLGLRGSGSGLKVIDPARSAVAVANE; from the coding sequence GTGATCCGCTTCGAAGACGTCAGTATTCAATATCCGGGTAACGAGCATTTCTCGTTGCACGGCTTGTCGTTCTCGGTCGAGAAAGGCGAACTGGTCGTGCTTTCCGCACCGACCGGGGCGGGGAAGTCTTCAATCCTGAAATTGCTCACTGCCCAACTGAAACCCGCTTCTGGAAGGATCTTCGTCGGCGAGACGGAGGTAAGTTCGCTTCGCGGAGCGAAGATCGCTGCGTATCGTCGCCGGATCGGTTGCGTCTTTCAGGATTTGAGCCTGCTCGAGGAAAAGACCATCTACGAAAATGTTGCGTTCGCGCTTGAGGTTCAGGGCATTACCAAGCGCGCAAAGATCGATCCGCTCGTGATGAACGTGCTCGATCGCGTGGGGCTTACATCGCTCGCAGGTCAATTCCCGTATGCGCTTTCGCTCGGCGAACGCCAGCGAGCGGCCATCGCACGGGCAATCGTCACCGAACCGCTCGTATTGCTTGCCGATAACCCAACGTCGCAGCTCGACGCCGAAACAGCCGTTGGGATCTTTCGCATTCTTGCAAACGAACACCTTCGGGGAATGACGATCTTTCTGGCAACAACGAGAACGGTCCCGCTGCCGGCATTACCTTCGCAGACACGATATCTCGGATTGCGCGGCAGTGGCAGTGGGCTGAAGGTGATCGACCCCGCTCGTTCTGCGGTTGCCGTTGCCAACGAGTAG
- a CDS encoding YraN family protein codes for MQPQHQQPTSNEQGHLGEEEACKYLSDQGYRIIKRNFHYGKIGEIDIVAMDGDQLVFVEVKARSRQTYGKPEDFVDVRKQRQLKRVAEGYYHINKLVDQACRFDVVAVDLIGAAPEIRHIKTAFY; via the coding sequence ATGCAGCCGCAACATCAACAACCAACCAGCAACGAACAAGGTCACCTCGGGGAGGAGGAGGCGTGCAAATATCTCAGCGACCAAGGGTATCGCATCATTAAGCGTAACTTCCATTACGGTAAAATAGGGGAAATCGATATCGTCGCCATGGATGGTGATCAACTCGTATTCGTCGAAGTCAAAGCGCGAAGCAGGCAGACGTACGGGAAGCCGGAGGATTTTGTCGATGTCCGTAAACAGCGTCAGCTGAAGCGCGTTGCCGAAGGCTACTATCACATCAACAAGCTTGTCGATCAGGCCTGTCGATTTGATGTGGTGGCCGTCGATCTGATCGGTGCAGCGCCGGAGATTCGTCATATTAAGACGGCATTTTATTGA
- a CDS encoding adenylosuccinate lyase — translation MIQRYTRPEMGAIWTDENRFKIWLEIELLACEKQEELGIIPNGTTAGIRTKAKFDTARVLEIEEQTKHDVIAFLTNVAEYVGPDSRFIHLGMTSSDVVDTAFSVQCKQAGERILTGIDALITALGKRALEHKLTPCIGRTHGIHAEPTTFGLKLAVFYAEMKRCRERMAHAVATISAGKISGAVGTFEHLDPSVEEYVCSKLGLTPAPISTQIIQRDRHAEYFTTLALVGASLEKLAIELRHLQRTEVREAEEFFSKGQKGSSAMPHKRNPITMERVTGLARLLRGYAATAMENVALWHERDISHSSTERVMGPDATITLDYMLHLMTKTVETMYIYPEAMKRNLDLTRGLVFSQPVLLLLAKSGLTREESYSIVQRNAMKVWELAAEGKDPHITFRSLLEADPDISGRISKELLDKAFDPMAALRHVDTIFKRVGLN, via the coding sequence ATGATCCAACGCTACACCCGCCCGGAAATGGGCGCTATCTGGACCGACGAGAACCGTTTCAAGATCTGGCTCGAGATCGAGCTCCTGGCCTGCGAAAAACAGGAAGAACTCGGCATCATCCCGAACGGGACGACCGCCGGCATTCGCACGAAGGCCAAGTTCGATACTGCGCGCGTCCTTGAGATCGAGGAGCAGACGAAGCATGACGTCATCGCGTTTCTGACGAACGTCGCCGAATATGTCGGTCCCGACTCCCGATTCATCCATCTTGGGATGACGTCGAGCGACGTCGTGGACACAGCGTTCTCCGTCCAGTGTAAACAAGCGGGCGAGCGTATCCTCACGGGGATCGACGCGCTCATCACCGCGCTTGGCAAACGCGCACTCGAGCATAAGCTAACGCCGTGCATCGGCCGCACACACGGCATCCACGCCGAGCCGACCACATTCGGACTGAAGCTCGCCGTGTTCTACGCCGAGATGAAACGCTGCCGCGAGCGTATGGCTCATGCCGTTGCGACGATTTCGGCAGGCAAGATATCCGGCGCTGTCGGCACGTTCGAGCATCTCGATCCGTCTGTCGAAGAGTACGTCTGTAGCAAGCTCGGCCTGACGCCCGCACCGATCTCGACGCAGATCATCCAACGCGACCGCCATGCGGAGTACTTCACCACTCTCGCTCTCGTTGGTGCCAGCCTCGAAAAGCTTGCGATCGAATTGCGCCACTTGCAGCGCACGGAGGTTCGCGAAGCGGAGGAGTTCTTCTCGAAAGGGCAGAAGGGTTCGTCGGCCATGCCGCATAAGCGCAATCCGATCACGATGGAGCGTGTCACGGGTCTTGCCCGATTGCTGCGTGGGTATGCTGCGACGGCAATGGAGAATGTTGCCCTGTGGCACGAGCGCGATATCAGCCACAGCTCGACCGAGCGCGTGATGGGACCCGACGCGACGATCACGCTCGATTACATGCTGCATCTGATGACGAAGACCGTCGAGACGATGTACATCTACCCCGAAGCAATGAAGCGCAATCTCGACCTCACCCGAGGCCTCGTCTTTTCTCAGCCCGTGTTGCTGCTTCTGGCCAAGAGTGGCCTCACGCGGGAGGAAAGCTACTCCATCGTTCAGCGTAATGCAATGAAAGTATGGGAGTTGGCGGCGGAAGGGAAGGACCCGCACATCACGTTCCGCTCGCTGCTCGAGGCCGATCCGGACATCTCCGGCCGCATTTCGAAGGAGCTGCTCGACAAGGCGTTCGACCCGATGGCCGCGCTTCGCCACGTCGATACGATCTTCAAGCGGGTAGGGCTGAATTAG